aatctatgcttcctaaaaaatactttaaaattttatatcatgaattacagaatataatttagcacagtcagtgaacttgtaaaaaatcttatgtaatctttcattaaagtaatctttccttatgtaatctttccttttaGTTATTATTCCTAcatgtttttaatacttttgaaccaataaatagtaaaattattatttatttattcaataattacttTCTTCGTTAATTTGTGTATGACTCCTaaaacatccgacatgattttttctctttgcgaactcatatccagggcATCGAAAAGTGCATTAAATcaacatttatgtagtttcatatctttgagactttttgtgataaaatgctgaaatttcgtacatggCCTTATATGAGGATTGGGCACATTTTACTCGCTGGAAATGTTTTTGTACggggtctgtataaaaatttaaatttgtattttttaaagtttaatcccttgaaaattttaatctatttcataacattttgcaccttttttgacgcaactttgtaatttacagtatatgtctgcgatcaatatttcaagaataaaagccgcggtcaaggtttttgagacaccctgtatatacctcaattttttaaaaaagaacaatcaAAAGGTATTCATGTTTCTGGTCATGACCCAAATCtctgaaacataaattaaaatggacctgataataattttataccaCAGTTTTGTAGTTTCATGAGTTATTGTGAGTTTCATGGGCCTAATTTTATATTTGGTATCAAAAtctaaagtcttttttttatttctgtaccatgtccctaaaaatatttatttcatttctaagatAATCAATGTTATTTGTAAATTCAAACTTATAAGAGTCCATAacaatcaaagaattaaaattgtgaCGATTCTgcctttcataaaatatatattttgttttgctttagctaattatgaaattaattttagttattgcttgctttcttttccaaaaaaaaattcgctTTGAGCACTGAATTTGATATTCGTATCTGGAAAATTTGTGCACTGGTGCATTTTTTTATGACCATTTCCTTGATATGAGTCCATGTAATATGTTTTGTATATTATAGTAGTTAATCTCTTTTAAGAGCATATATCTTGTTTTTTAAAAGCTAACaaattttgcaacaaatttttcacactattttcacattttagaaaaGGAATAGAAATAATAAGCTTTTCACATCAGATTGCAAAGTACCAGAgtgtcaaaaaatttatttttacgtttttatactttaaataatcttttaggatctaaaaattatttttaaatttatgtaaggCCAGAGATTATGACTGTTTAAAggtttaaatttcctttttcattttttaaaaaacattttccaacttttttttttgtatttaatcatttcaattcaTCCTATTATATGGCAAATACCTAGAActcaattttactttaatttaagaaaattaaccaaactgatttttttcatagTTATAAGCAACAAATCTGAACATTTAAATCGAAATTGTCTGTTCTGCTATAAAACCTGAAACAACTATCGATAAAATACTcacatatataaaacataaaataagatatgaaGACATATCTTTCAAACACGAGTTCGTGGATTaccattttttacaattatatatattttaaaattattcatgaattcAAACTGAAATTCCTAATGatactttgagaaaaaaaagtgcaACGGGATTTTCTCTTTACATttcgaacattattttttaatacaaggaACACCAGAATAATAAATCAGCTTTTctgaatgaaattatgaaaatgggAAACACAATTCTAAACACATTTTTCTGCTCTTGGGAATTTGGTGATTTAAGTCAGTGAGTGAATCGTTAATATCATCAACAGTTCTTTGgtgttaaatatttgcttttctttctgGTTCAAAGATTTCTAGAATTAATATTATTCCAATGGAgaaagaagataatttaaaatctgagaATCTTTGGTTGAAAGTATTAAatcgtaaaataattattaaaaaagaaaattgtaaaaagaaaatcaaattcagattgattaataattttcttacatttactTTCGAATTTAAAAGCATccaaaaaaaagttgttttatattaatttctacaaATTCTCCCTaatctaaagaataattttttgaaaatttgattaattcaggATATAATCATaaagcattataattaaattatgaaagttgttataattttaatttatttcctatttaattgATAgcgaaataagtaaatttttatcctttgaaGTAACTTAGTATTTATATACTTGTTCAGTTTCCACATTAATCTTATCCTAATAATAAAAAAGCGAAATGATTATCTTTATGCTGTCATCAAACGTGTCAAACTGTTAGAGCTAGAGtcatcaaatttgaacaaaataaagtTAGAAGGGTAGGACTTTGAACatgcacttttaaattttttctttagaattttaattaattaaaattaagtgagaTTCTGATGTGTTTTTTTGCAATAAGTTCCCAAAATTTTACCTACATATGAGTTCCAATAATCATAGCACTCAAGGAAACGGAGTAAAGTTCCGAATGCAGATGTTTTAAAGCATGCGctcaaaagatgaaaaaaaaaaaaaaaaaacccttgtaGCCTTATGTGCTGAAACAACTAACGAAAACATCTGCTCATCTCTCATAATTAAACTTAGTGTTAGCGAAATTTCAAAcggcaatattttctttttttttctgctggaATGTAatcatcacaataaaaaaaacagaaatggcGTTGGAATAGTTCTAAGAATAAACGAAGATGTAGCAAAAAAAGTTGATCATATATAAGTACTGATAAGCTTAGGCGTGGTTTTCGTTTATCAGATAAGTGTAATAGGCTGTGACGTTGAGTTATTTTCACTTTGATAGCGGGATGTTCCACTTACGAAAGAATTTAGCAGTGTTTGGTGATGATTATTAgaactcaattttattttctgtctttataCTGTTGTGACAACGattattcatattttccaaaatgaacTGGAGAAATTGCAGTCTGATAGATGTAATCtctatttgttattaaattcgtATTGTATTGAGACTTTTTAGGCTTCACTATTATCAATGTaatgaaatagttattttctttGTAAGTAAAGTGATGTTCTTATTTTATTGCAGTTGTCCTAATTACTGCAAATCCCGAAACCTAAACGGTCATCTAagaataatatcatataatatgtTAGTAAAGTACACATATGTTCCACTGtccaagtttttatttaaagccAAATAAAACATACAGTATTTcagaaaaacagcaaaaaagAACGCTATGTTTGAAAGAATGGATAATCAcgtaaaagaagaaatgaaattataaaaaattttcttccttgtttttcatttgcaaattcaattgaattaattttacatgtCTAATATAAATTGCTGGctatttatttcaggaagaatatTCAAGACAAACCTTTTAAcgaaaatcataataatatataattgaataaaaataagaatcatatattgaatgattgaaaatataagattattaGTTAGAGCATTAATAGCagatttatagtatatatattaataaatttaaaaaaatccaaatcggAATTCGTTTTATTAGTAAAATAGCTTATTGGATTCACTTACTTGATAGCCttaatactaatatataaatatttccaaataaactACATCTTTTTgatataacatctttattttacatttagacATCGATAAAACTAAAAGGAAATGCAATCGTAGTTGAAAAGCATGGGATCAGACAGTGGCTTATATTTATTATACGGAATACAGAATGTACAGACAAATAAATGATGAATAAGAGATGACATTGCAATGACCCAGAGAACAACATTAAGCAAacggtttttttcttcttttttacaagTGGAATTCGAAAATTATGACCTCTCTTCGccgtataaaatttaataatttttttaagctgaattaaaaaaagtaattaatctgTTCATTAATATAGCAGAAACTGTTTAAGACACATTTTTGTTCGAAGAAAAAAGAATGAtcttgatgaatttattttaccatCTTTTTCTTGGTAAATTGATTTTTCCGTCTGTTtcttgatgaatttattttttcatctttttctcgatgaaacaatttttccatcattatcttgataaatttatcttttcatcattatcttgaaaaaatttatttttcatcattatcttgaaaaaatttatttttcatcattatcttgaaaaaatttatttttcatcattatcttgaaaaatttattccacAGGTTCATGtagatttcatttcatattataaaatatggcaaatgttatttaatattgagTATCTTTACAGTTTTGATGAAAAATTCCTGCTATaagatgttataattttaatttgtataattagtAATGTTAGCTTAACTATTGCTTCAAATAtaaatcatagaaattttataacttaGATATATagtttaatggatttttttttcattgttaaccTGGGTCATTGGGCATATACATCAAGTTGTAAGAATTAAAAGGCAACTTTGACATTGACAAACAAAAcaccaagaaaaaaattgcattattttaattttacaaaccagtatacttatatatatgtttattaatgtGATAATACAAACAATTTCCacgcatttatttattgaattatttataataacaattttgttttgctatataaaatagtgttctaatataatatttttgaatttaaaaaaaatgcttttaatacgTTAGAGACatcgttaaaaaattaaaatctataaaaagttgtaaatctgaatatttacaacttttaaaagtgtttaatagTGTATCACATATTTCTAATTGATATTGCTACTTACTTTTCATGTAGtaattaatataagtttttaacagttatttttatgtatgtctataataataatttttatttttattttaagcaaataacaGAGCAAAGTCATATTTAAATTACCAGTTTTTGGTAATCGAATTtgctcatttcatttttttattaaaaaggaacacatttaaagaattatttatcaaaatggaaATAGCTTTGCTTTTATTGATTTATCGGCATTCTATTCATTAAAACACATATGCACAACATAACAACACAATGatacaaacatattaaaaaaccCAATGAAACAGAGATTCGTACTCAAGCTCAgaaagaactcataaaaattatgaataaaacatGAGAAAGTTGCCTTTTACAATCCTTGTGATTAAGACGAACACTTATTGACATTTAGTTGGTGAGAATAATTACATCAATCCAATAATAACTTAGAAtgcagggggggggggtagcTTCAGTTGGAGGTGGAGTCAGAAGGATTCTCGGCGTGCCAGAGAGGATCGGCGCGGCGTCCGAAGCGAAGTCGCAGGGAAGGGCTCCTTCCACCCTTGCGCTCCATCTGGTGGTTGTAGGCGGAAGCAGGGGCGGCGGCCGCAGCCTCGTTCCGAATGAGCAGCTCGTACAGGTCCCGGAGGTCTGGAAAAAAAACGGAACCAGGATAGGGATGAACGTCATAATATGTCTGTTGTAACGCCCCttctgaaatacaaaataataaaagagtcGGAAATTTTGACTGGTTAATTAAAGTGATTCtaggattttatatatttttctttgtttaagatttaaattggaaaattaaaaatggttcCTGCCTGtacaatgaaatttatgaaatctcGCGcattatcgaaaaatatttttttttttccaattatataaCAAAAGAAGAGAGAATTAAGAAGAGAATTATTAAGATGTTTTTGAatcgatgaaatttaaattgtttcttagAATTGGACAACACCCCTTTCTATCGATTACACTGAAGTTAATTAAAGaggaaaatcttttgaatttgaagcaaattaaaattataatcttttttcagatagtaaaaacaaacaaaaaaattaatatttgcattttgggAGTTGTTGCAAACTGCGCTGTCACatcttttttcattatcttaaaatcattatatgAATGAGTGTTAAGAAATAGGAGATAGGAATTACAACATATTTCGTACTCagaaattgttttcataattagCAAACGTGAGACATTATCAGAGGGATATTTAATAAACAGGAggcattaaaaaaataggaaatcacTAAAACGTGTTCTTGAAACGAATTGACAAACTCTTCCaaagtttgtaaataaaaatttactaccTTTGACAAAAGccgttaaaaagaaaataaatgttcttgAAGTAAATAATTTGTCAGATAGATGGCGCTACAGCACTGAGcagaattcaaatttcttttggaaACCGAATGATGTTGATATTGTTaagaaatagtaaattatttattaataaatcataatttattaaaatatacttttttatttatattatagccgatcaattatttaaatatatataatttgcttcTCAGAATAGAggaatataaacttattttgaaatactttttctgaCCATATTCCAGCATTAATCATGAATTTAGCTCCCGATTTATATGCAATTGAATAATActcttaaatgttttaaaatacaacaaGACTGATAAAAAATCACGTCActctcatttattattattaaataagatgaaACATTTTAGGATAAGTTGATAAGGTTCAAGTTTTCTATGGTGCTTCTTAAACATACGAGAGCAATTtggaaaataagttatttctgGTGATCAGCAACATATACGCATGGATgcggaatttttattatttatgtttgtaaaCTACAGCAATAcgctgtttttttaaatcataattcacataatttatattcagtttattgacaaattcttcaaatatgaatttcaaatcttttagaGTATTTTGACAATTCCTATTTGAAGAATTTGCCAAGTAAGAATtgtcaaaatactttaaaagatttgaaattccAATCTGAAGAATTTGTAGGTTAGCTGTAGTAGCGTTATAGATAATCAAAGCAGTGAGTCGCAAGTCACGGTTTATATCTGATGATGCGGAAATCAATCGACGCCCAACCTGAACGCTCAATCTCAAATGAACTGCTGTAAAATTTCTTCGGTACGTCTAGTAGTGTCATCTTGAAATAAGACTACATGTAAGAGTATTATGTAGCAAACACTTATTTCGGATGCATCGCTTATTGCATAATTCAGAAATAGAGTTACCGTAAAATTGTAAGGGTCAAATACTTATAAGGGCCATTTTTCGctgagaaatttcattttcaattgttcTAGAGGACAAAGAAATAGCAACATAACTTTATAATCAGTGCTTAATGATCTAATACACATATTGCTGTAGGAATGAGAAGGATATCCTCTTCCATTTTTTATACTTGTTAATGCGGAATTTAATGTTCTTAATTACTTGTGCAGttgattttatgattttgtttcttCCACCGGGTGTGCCCTTCAGAAATGAGGACGAGAAGCTTcgggtatggtggttggttctcgccaccctagtaggtacagaaatggtggcGGTCGGTTatctcctatcgatgacgggacgtacttcccacgggaagggctgtaatgtggccggtgatggtcttTAAGCCTCAATCATGCTCCTGTCGTGGCGGTTCAGTCAATCAGATTTATCAGTGTGCCATCGGGAGGGTCAGAGTAAGGTTATGATTTTGCTAAATGATCGTGATTGTGAggttaataataactttaaaagatttattagttttacatttttactcTTCATTGTTTACCAAGCAGTTACCTAAAGTTACTTTTGCAAGagaaatgaatgataatttcattactttgaaataaattaataatttagatatttaacaCTGCATGTATTCGAAAGacatttcaaaagtaatattttacggTACATTCTTTATGGAGGAAAACTTGACAAAGTCCTTTCAGGATAATCACTGTAgctatttcaccaatttttagGCAGAACAAAAGTACACGATCCCTATCTAGGTCGTAAATGGTTTCCACTTTCTAATAACCTCATTTTTGAGGTGTGaggcaaaataaaactttgatagaGCCTACCAACTAGAACGATTTTACTAGTTAACCCACCAGTTATCTAGTGATTTCCGTGAGTTGGCAAccagtccattttctattttcatcccGCGCTTTTCGCagtttattgtgttaatttttacgattacagtttttttattatatcatattattatcgtgtaacatatagatttaattcacttttaaaaaaaaacaatatttgaacgTATTTTCAAAACATCGCatcaaaatagtgatttttaaaaattactcagtCAAAGGGTTAGTTTTGCCACTTTGCAAACCTAGTTAAAAGATAGGAATGTTTTTTGTTCATTatacaaatgcaatttaaaatagttctttctTTTTGCTAAAGATGTATTTCGTCAAAGTTGGTTGATATggctaaattaataatattaatatcgtGTGCTAAATTGactattattgtataaatatagcttttaaaCTATACGCATCAATATTTGGTAGTTAGGTTCCATCTCaagtaaatgtatttaatattctcTCCCTTACTCTAGTTTCCTTAACAAACCACGTCTGCCTTAGTAGTAACTGTAATAGTAACCTACATACCCCATTGTGAATTCACATAATAACGAAAGAAAAATTACCCAAGTCCGAAATAATTTACGATTACTCCTCTGTAAACTTTGAATGCcgaaacattcaaatatttcacaCAGAAGTGAGTATGCATAGCTTTGTTGCGGCCGTTCATTCGAAATGCAATCGCATAAACcgaaacaatttcatttatacaTCGAGGCGAAATTCAATAACTTGGCCGCGGCTTTCCTATTCTGTCGTTTTCacatttgaaattacttttgcaCGGAGAAAGTCATTTTCAGCCCTTTGCCAAACGATTCTACG
Above is a genomic segment from Argiope bruennichi chromosome 1, qqArgBrue1.1, whole genome shotgun sequence containing:
- the LOC129966766 gene encoding short neuropeptide F-like, giving the protein MSSGNAVRVCSVLLVVVLLTAELVSAAPYNDYDKGALQQTYYDVHPYPGSVFFPDLRDLYELLIRNEAAAAAPASAYNHQMERKGGRSPSLRLRFGRRADPLWHAENPSDSTSN